The Marinobacter szutsaonensis sequence CTGACCCCGATCGGTGCCGAAAAGGCCGGCAATGGCGACGAAATCCCGGCCTGGACGGGCGGGCTGACCGAAGCGCCGGCCGGATACAAGGGCGATGGGCGCTACGTTGACCCCTTCCCGGGCGACCAGGAGCTGTTCCGGATCGACCAGACCAACGTCGACCAGTACAGCGACAACCTGACCCCCGGCCAGGTCGCCATGATCAGGAAGTACGACGACTACTTCATACCGGTATACGAGACCCGCAGGACAGCGACCTATCCGGGATCCATCCAGGAAAAGAGCAAGGATAACGCCACCACGGTGGCGTTGGTGGAGAGCGGTAATGGCCTGCAGAACTACCAGACCGCCATTCCGTTCCCCATTCCCCAGAGCGGACTGGAAGCGATCTTCAATCACATCACCCGGTACCGCGGAGGCTCCTTCACCCGCAACGTGGCCCAGGTGACGCCGCAGCCCAATGGCGATTTCAGCCCGGTGAAGTTCACCGAATCGTTCACCGAACGGGTAGCGCTGGAGGACTATGACCCGGCGGAAGATCCCAATGTGATGTTCTACTTCAAACAGACCATCACCGCGCCTTCACGCCTGGCCGGTAACGTGCTGCTGGTGCACGAGACCATTAACCAGGTCAAGGAGCCACGCCGGGCCTGGCTATATAACTCCGGTCAGCGCCGCGTACGCCGGGCGCCCAATGTGGCCTATGACGGGCCGGGCACCGCAGCGGACGGACAGCGTACCTCGGACAACCTGGATCTCTATAACGGCGCACCGGACAAGTACAACTGGGAGCTGGTGGGCAAGAAGGAGCTGTATATCCCGTACAACTCCTACCGGATGGCCAGTGCCGATCTGAGCTACACCGACATCATCAAGCCGGGCCATGTGGACCAGAGCCTGGCCCGCTATGAACTGCACCGGGTCTGGCATGTCCGCGCCACCCTCAAGGACGGCGAGCGTCATATCTATCAGGTCCGGGATTTCTACATCGACGAGGACACCTGGCAGATTGCCGTGGTCGATCACTACGACGGCAAGGGCAATCTCTGGCGGGTGGCCGAAGCCCATGCGATGCAGATCTACGACGCGAAGATCCCGGCCTATGCCTTCGAAACCCTGTATGACCTGCTCTCTGGCCGGTACCTGGTGATGGGACTGACGAACGAGGAAGACAATCCCTACGAGTACGGCACCGAACGCAGTTCCCGGGAATACACGCCGGCTGCACTCCGGCGCGCGGGTGTCCGCTAAAAGCGGGCGATGGGATGAGACCCACCTCTCCGGCCAGGCGCCGGGGAGGTCTTATGGAGGCTTTTCAGGTGATTGATATTCTGACCCGGATAGGATTGCTCGAGATCGATAACCGCCTCGTGTACCGCAGTGGCAAATGGTACGTCCGGACTCGAGAGATCCCCGAGCGCGGACCCTATGATACCCGACTCGAGGCTGTAGAAGGTCTGTATCGCCATGTGGCGATCTGTAGCGGCAGGCTGAGTCATTGCGACCATACCGAAGCCGCCGCCTTCATGGAGCACTCCGTCCAGAAGTGTTGCCAGCCGGCCTGCGACCTGTGCGCCGACCTGCTGGCAGTATTGCCGGTGGAGACCGCGATTCAGCTGAACGCCTGAATCCCGGTCTGGCCCCGGCCAAGAATCAGGGCATGCACATCGTGGGTGCCCTCGTAGGTATTCACCGCCTCCAGGTTCATGACGTGGCGGATCACGTGGTACTCGTCGGCAATGCCGTTGCCGCCGTGCATGTCCCGGGCAACCCGGGCGATGTCCAGGGCCTTGCCGCAGTTGTTGCGCTTGAGCAGTGACACCGCATCCGGAGTGGCAATGCCGGCGTCCATCATGCGACCCAGCTGAAGCACCGATTGCAGGCCGATGGTGATCTCGGTCTGCATATCCACCAGCTTTTTCTGGATCAGCTGGTTGGCGGCGAGGGGCTTGCCGAACTGCTTGCGCTCGAGGGTGTAGTTGCGGGCGGCGTGCCAGCAGAATTCCGCCGCGCCCAGGGCGCCCCAGCTGATGCCGAAGCGGGCTTTGTTCAGGCAGCTCAGCGGTCCTTTCAGGCCTTCCACTTCCAGACGGTTCTCCTCGGGCACGAATACCTCATCCATGAAGATGGAGCCGGTGTCGGAAGCCCGCAGGGAGAACTTGCCCTGGATCTTCGGGGTGTCCAGTCCCTTGGCACCTTCCCGTTCGATGACAAAGCCGTTCACCTTGCCGTCCAGCTTGGCCCAGACCACGCAGATGTCGGCAATGGGGGAGTTGGTGATCCAGGTCTTGGAACCACTCAGCAGATAACCGCCGTCGACCTTTTTCGCGCGGGTTTCCATGCCGCCGGGATCGGAACCATGGTTGGGTTCGGTCAGGCCGAAGCAGCCCACGTATTCGCCGGAAGCCAGCTTGGGCAGGATGCGTTGTTTCAGCGCTTCCTTGCCGTAGGAGAAGATCGGGTACATGACCAGGGAGGACTGCACGCTGAGGGCCGAGCGGTAGGCGGAATCCACGCGCTCCACTTCCCGGGCGATCAGGCCGTAGCAGACATGATTCAGACCCGGGCCGCCATACTCTTCCGGCAAAGTGGCGCCGAGCATGCCCAGTTCACCCATCTGGTTGAAGATGTTGCGATCGAATTTCTCGTGCCGGTTGGCTTCGATGATGCCCGGCATCAGCTGCTGGTCACAGAAACTGCGGATACTGTCGCGGACCTGACGCTCGGTCTCGTCCAGTTGTGCGTCGAAATTCAGCAGGTCATTCCAGGGTGCGGAAGCCATTCGTATTCTCCTGCAGGCAATGAGCGGGAAGCCCAATCATGAGATTTCCCGGCGTTGTGTGTTAATATAGTTTCGTTTAGCGAAACACAGTTTTGTAAATGAATGGCAAAAGACTAATCCGGGTATTATGGAAATGCAAGCAGTGATCAAGCGTCGCTGGTCGGGGCGACTATGAACACGATTCTGCAATGGCTGGTATCGCTGGCGGTGCTGACCGAACTGGTTGCTATCTGCCTCGGCAACCGCGAGTTGAGCGCGTTTGCCGGCGGCATCTTTGTGGCTGTCTTCCTGGTGGGTGCCGGGGGGCTGCAGGGCTACGCCCGCATGTTGCTGTTGCTGTCTCTGGCGGTACTGGGTGGCCTGGCCGGCTATGGCGCGCTGGGGACGGATCAGCTGGTGAAAGCGGCCTCGGATGCGGCGTTCTATTCGGCGTTCCTCGGCAGTCTGGGGATGATGCAGTGCCTGGTACGCCGATTCGAGGTGTTGCGCCGGATCCACGATGTGCTGCTCGGCGGCCGGCCAGGCTGGCTGTATCCGAAATACGCCCTGGTCAGCTGCGGCATCGCCTCGGTGCTGAGTTTCGGCATGATGAGCCTGCTCTGTGGCACGCTCTCGGAGACCCTGCGTGAGCGCGGTATTACCGGTGAATCACGATTGCAGTGGTTGCGCAGTGTTCTGATCAGCGCCCTCAGGGGCTTTGCCCTGGTGCCCCTGGTGGCGCCGACCAGTGTGGCGGTGGCCATCCTTACCCGCGAGTTGCCCCAGCTGAGCTGGTCGCTGTTGTTGCCATTCGGAGTGATTGCGGCGCTGCTGCTGGTGGCCGTTGGCTGGGTGCTGGAGCAGCGCCGGTTCCGCAGGGTCAGCAGTGAACGAATGGCCCTCGAGGGTTGGCCGGCGGGCACCGGGCGTTTGCTGGTGCTCATTCTGGTGGTCTTTGCGGCGATGGCGGCGCTGGTGGCGAGTACCGGCCTCAAGGTATCGGTGGCAGCCATGCTGACGGTGCCTTCCGTGACCGTGCTTTACATGCTCGGGCAGGAGTGGAGGTTGATGCCGGTTTTGCGGGAGGGTGCGGAGCAGGTGTGGACCATGAACAACGAAATGGCCATTTTTGCCGCCTCGGCCATTCTCGGGGTGGGTCTGTCAGCCGTGATTCCCGCCGATGCGCTTGCCGGCCTGCTCCAGAGCGGCAGCGGTGTTTTCCTGCTGGCGGTGTTGGGAATGCTGATGATGCCCATGTTCTCCATGATCGGGGTTATTCCGATCACGGTGCTGAGTGTTCAGGCCGGATTACTTCCGGAACTGGTGGCAGGCGGGATGAATCCGTTGCCGGTGGCCGTGGCCCTGGTGATCGGCTTTTCCCTGGCCATGATGCTCTCGCCCTTTGGTCCGTCGGTGATGCTGCTTTCCCGGTTTGGCCAGGTATCCCGGTGGGTGGTGGCGTTTCGCTGGAACGGGCGGTTCGTGTTGATCGCCATTCCCCTGCTGCTGGTGCTTACGGCACTGGTGGCCTG is a genomic window containing:
- a CDS encoding DUF1329 domain-containing protein, with amino-acid sequence MKTTRTLIYGAVTAAMMASANAGAAVSAEEAAKLGDTLTPIGAEKAGNGDEIPAWTGGLTEAPAGYKGDGRYVDPFPGDQELFRIDQTNVDQYSDNLTPGQVAMIRKYDDYFIPVYETRRTATYPGSIQEKSKDNATTVALVESGNGLQNYQTAIPFPIPQSGLEAIFNHITRYRGGSFTRNVAQVTPQPNGDFSPVKFTESFTERVALEDYDPAEDPNVMFYFKQTITAPSRLAGNVLLVHETINQVKEPRRAWLYNSGQRRVRRAPNVAYDGPGTAADGQRTSDNLDLYNGAPDKYNWELVGKKELYIPYNSYRMASADLSYTDIIKPGHVDQSLARYELHRVWHVRATLKDGERHIYQVRDFYIDEDTWQIAVVDHYDGKGNLWRVAEAHAMQIYDAKIPAYAFETLYDLLSGRYLVMGLTNEEDNPYEYGTERSSREYTPAALRRAGVR
- a CDS encoding DUF6316 family protein encodes the protein MEAFQVIDILTRIGLLEIDNRLVYRSGKWYVRTREIPERGPYDTRLEAVEGLYRHVAICSGRLSHCDHTEAAAFMEHSVQKCCQPACDLCADLLAVLPVETAIQLNA
- a CDS encoding acyl-CoA dehydrogenase; its protein translation is MASAPWNDLLNFDAQLDETERQVRDSIRSFCDQQLMPGIIEANRHEKFDRNIFNQMGELGMLGATLPEEYGGPGLNHVCYGLIAREVERVDSAYRSALSVQSSLVMYPIFSYGKEALKQRILPKLASGEYVGCFGLTEPNHGSDPGGMETRAKKVDGGYLLSGSKTWITNSPIADICVVWAKLDGKVNGFVIEREGAKGLDTPKIQGKFSLRASDTGSIFMDEVFVPEENRLEVEGLKGPLSCLNKARFGISWGALGAAEFCWHAARNYTLERKQFGKPLAANQLIQKKLVDMQTEITIGLQSVLQLGRMMDAGIATPDAVSLLKRNNCGKALDIARVARDMHGGNGIADEYHVIRHVMNLEAVNTYEGTHDVHALILGRGQTGIQAFS